TTTGGGGTTTGTGGGTTTAGGTTTGAGAGATATTTTGAACAGAACATTGTATGTTCTAAAAGATTCAAAAACAGCAGTAAAAAATGGTGTTATTGCAATAGTTTGTAATATCATTCTTGACATAATTTTTATACATAAATTCAAGCACACAGGTGCGGCAATGGCCTTTGCTTCTGCAAACTATATAGCAACAGTACTTTTGTTTATCTCTCTTCGCAAAAAGCTTGGGTCAATTGGTTGGAAGAGGATCGCAAGTGTGCTTGTAAAATCGCTCATTGCAAGCTTAATAATGGGCATTTTTGTATATCTTTTTAAGCAAAGGTTTATAAACTTAAATATGCACTTTGCTCCTTTTTCTCTTTACACTTTAATAGCTATTGTACTTGGTATGGCAATTTATGCAGGATTGATTTATCTTTTTAAAGTTGAAGAAGCAAACTGGCTTGTGAAGATGGTAAAGGAAAGACTTGGAATATAAAAACATAGAAAGGAGAAGATGTGGCAGATGGACATAGAACACCAGCTTAAAGTTTTCAAAAAAGGCGCAGCTGAGATAATTACTGAAGAAGAGCTCATTGAAAAGCTAAAGCAGGACAGACCCTTAAACATAAAACTTGGCCTTGACCCAAACGTGCCAGATGTGCATCTTGGGCATGCTGTTGTTTTAAGGAAACTCAAACAGCTTCAGGATTTGGGGCACAACATAATCTTGATAATTGGTGATTTTACAGCAATGATTGGTGACCCGACAGGGAAATCTGAGACGAGGAAACAGCTTACAAAAGAAGAGGTCCAAAAAAATGCAGAGCCATTCAAGCAGCAGGTTTTAAAGATTCTTGACCCGCAAAAGACTACAATTAGATACAACAGCGAATGGCTTGAGCCTATGAATTTTTTAGATGTTATAAACCTGGCATCAAAGTACACAGTTGCAAGAATGCTTGAGCGAGAAACTTTCCGCCAGCGAATGGAGAAGAACTTGCCACTTTCTATACATGAGTTCTTCTACCCGCTTATGCAAGGTTATGACTCTGTTGTGATTGAAGCTGACGTTGAGCTTGGTGCAACAGAACAGAAATTCAATATTCTTATGGGAAGGACGCTGCAAAAGGAGTATGGATGCAAAACAATCCAGGTTGCTCTTTTGATGCCAATTTTGGTTGGTACAGATGGTGTTAACAAGATGAGCAAGAGCCTTGGAAACTATATTGGAATAAATGAACCGCCAAATATAATGTATGGAAAGGTAATGTCAATCCCTGATGAGATTATGATTTCGTACTATGAACTAACAACCGATTTAGAGCCTGAAGAGATTGAAGAGATGAAAAGAAAGCTTGAAGAAGGGACTTTGCATCCAAGAGATGCAAAGATGAGACTTGCAAGAGAGATAGTAAAGCTATACCATGGCGAAGAGGCTGCAAAGAAGGCTGAAGAAGAATTTATAAAAGTGTTCCAGAAAAAAGACATACCAGATAACATTCCAGAGGTTGAGCTTGTGAGTCCCAAGGTTTACCTGCCAAGGTTTATGGTAGAAAATAAACTTTGCTCCTCTACAAGCGAGGGAATGAGGCTTATAAAAAGCGGTGCTGTTAAACTCAACGGTGAGAAGGTAAATGAACTTGACATTGAACTTCAAAACGGCGATGTTTTGCAGGTAGGCAAGCTAAAATTTGTAAAAGTAAAGCTTTTGTAAAGGTTTTTCCTTTGCAAAAGCTTTTTTATTTTGCATAAAACAATGGTTGTATTTTTGTTGCAATATTACAAGCACTCTAAATAAAAATTTGGGCAGTTTGCATATTGTTGTTGTTATTGTTGTTGTGATATAGTAAAAGTAAATAAATAGTTAAAGAGGTGACATTGTTATAAAAAGTTTTAATTTGAACTAAAGAAAAAGTGTTGCCTGTGGTAATTAAAATTATTATTTTTGCCCTTTGTAGCCTATAGAAGTTATAAGGATTTTGTTATTGGTTAGGTAGGTAGAGAAGAAATTATAATGTAAAAAATAGAAAGGAGATTTGGGGATATGAGAAAAGGCATCTTAAGACTTACAAGTATGATAGCTGTAATACTTGTATTAGTAGGAGTTTTTTGTACAGGAACTTTAGCAAATGTAGCAGATGATTTAAGAGCACAACAAGTTACTAATATTACCCAGAACTATGGCAATGAAATTTTAGGTAGTTCAGATAGCAGTTCTGAAATTAGAGAAATTCAAACTAATAAAGGCGAAGAGAAAATATTAGGAAACACATTACCAAATTATGTTATATTAAATTGGGTTGCAACTGAAGATTCAATTATTTTCGATATAACAAATTTAGGAATAGATTCAGTAGACTTGGTATATGGTACTATCGATACTGGGAACATGAAGAAAAGCTTTCAATTTTCTAATGTTGGGATTGGGAAGAACAAATACACTGTAAGTGGAGTTCCGCTTTTAACTTGTGAAGAAAAAATTAAAATAACATGGTATGCTAAAGATGGGGGAGAAACTTTTGGAAGTGCCACATCAACAGGAAGTCGTCAAATTCCCCAGAGTTTACTTAATCTATGGGGACAAGGAAGTTTTGGTTCAAGAACGAAGTGTTTAGATTATCATTTCGGGCAACATGGTCGAGAAGTATCTGCATCAAATATATGTGAGTATGTAAGAATGGCTGATAAAGTAAGGCAGGATATTATTAAACAAAAATTAAAGCCAGTAAAGCCTGTTGATGGTGAAACTCCAAATGTATACAGATTTGAATACGGAATATATTATTTGCATGCGGTATGTGTGAACTATGTTCCATCTGGTGATTTAATTAGTTTTGGCAAAAACTATCGTTACCTTAATTATCAAAAAGAAAACTAAATAGTACAAATATTAAAACTCTTAATATTTTGATATTAATAATTATAAAATATAAACAGGAGGTATTATTAAGGAAATGTTTAAAGGGGATAGATGTGAATTTGGGATTATTGATGTAATAGATAAAAACAAAGATTATTGTGAGTATGAACCTGAGAAATATGATTGCGTATATGTAAATTGTGACATTGTATTAGATTGGTGTGAAGAAGGATTGAAACAAATGAAAACGTATATTGGTGGAGGGTTTGAAAAGTCATTTTATGGTTTAGACGTAAATGGAGTGTCATTGATACCGCCAGAGTCGCTTCATGTATTTGAAAAAGTAGTAGAAAGTGACCCGAGGACAAAAGAAGACCAAAGTCTTAAGGAACTTTTGGAGAAGATTAAAAAAGCAAAAGAGGAGAATAAATATATGATTTGTTATGGAGTGTAAGTTTTGAAATTGACATTTAAAAGCTTTGATGCTATACAGCTAAAAGGCAAAATTTGTAAAGCCAAAGCTTTTGTGAAGGTAAAACCTTCGCAAAAGCTTTTTTGTTTTGTAATAAGATAATGGTGATATTTTTACTACAAAATTAAAAATACTCTAAATAGAAAATTTAGACAGTTTACATATTGTTAATGTTATTGTTATTGTTATTGTTGTTGTGATATAGTAAAAGTAAATAAATAGTTAAAGAGGTGACATTATTATAAAAACTTTTAATTTGAACTAAAGAAAAAGTGTTGCCTGTGGTAATTAAAATTATTATTTTTGCCCTTTGTAACCTATAGAAGTTATAAGGATTTTGTTATTGGTTAGGTAGGTAGAGAAGAAATTATAATGTAAAAAATAGAAAGGAGATTTGGGGATATAAGAAAAGGCATCTTAAGACTTACAAGTATGATAGCTGTAATACTTGTATTAGTAGGAGTTTTTTGTACAGGAACTTTAGCAAATGTAGCAGATGATTTAAGAGCACAACAAGTTACTAATATTACCCAGAACTATGGCAATGAAATT
This Caldicellulosiruptor changbaiensis DNA region includes the following protein-coding sequences:
- the tyrS gene encoding tyrosine--tRNA ligase, yielding MDIEHQLKVFKKGAAEIITEEELIEKLKQDRPLNIKLGLDPNVPDVHLGHAVVLRKLKQLQDLGHNIILIIGDFTAMIGDPTGKSETRKQLTKEEVQKNAEPFKQQVLKILDPQKTTIRYNSEWLEPMNFLDVINLASKYTVARMLERETFRQRMEKNLPLSIHEFFYPLMQGYDSVVIEADVELGATEQKFNILMGRTLQKEYGCKTIQVALLMPILVGTDGVNKMSKSLGNYIGINEPPNIMYGKVMSIPDEIMISYYELTTDLEPEEIEEMKRKLEEGTLHPRDAKMRLAREIVKLYHGEEAAKKAEEEFIKVFQKKDIPDNIPEVELVSPKVYLPRFMVENKLCSSTSEGMRLIKSGAVKLNGEKVNELDIELQNGDVLQVGKLKFVKVKLL